One Triplophysa dalaica isolate WHDGS20190420 chromosome 1, ASM1584641v1, whole genome shotgun sequence DNA segment encodes these proteins:
- the LOC130430277 gene encoding beta-1,3-galactosyltransferase 2-like, whose product MVEYVCINEEQRHVKRLEFRDKIRSLRSCVFSIPLLVLFLFYYIDPYVLTETWALTVGFLSETFIISNESQSLRLSDQYYVNYPQKYHFVTNEPEKCRKENTFVVLMVPVASGNTAARDAIRATWGTEKLVENKVVSMFFLLGSSSSEKNTKVKKQLLEESTRYHDILQCDFLDTYHNLTIKTMVMLEWLARYCQNASYAMKVDSDIFLNVNNLVKMLLSAPTENYMTGLVTRAGRVLRDPRSKWYLPKTVYTPALYPPYALGLGYVLSLDLPKKLVEAAKRVKAVYIEDVYLGMCMKHLGISPTYPSRNDLFHVFPVKYNRCRYSKLIATTTRSLRDQVEFWKDLQKPQRPC is encoded by the exons GCATCAATGAGGAACAAAg ACATGTGAAAAGACTTGAATTTAGAGATAAGATCAGATCTCTGCGTTCATGCGTCTTCTCCATCCCTTTGCTGGTCCTGTTCCTGTTCTACTACATTGATCCCTATGTATTAACAGAGACCTGGGCATTAACCGTCGGATTTCTTTCCGAGACATTTATCATAAGCAACGAATCACAGTCTTTGAGGCTTTCTGATCAATATTACGTGAATTATCCGCAGAAGTATCATTTTGTCACAAATGAGCCCGAGAAATGTCGGAAGGAAAACACTTTTGTGGTTTTGATGGTGCCAGTAGCTTCAGGCAACACGGCCGCCCGGGATGCCATCCGTGCAACGTGGGGTACGGAGAAGTTGGTGGAGAACAAGGTGGTGAGCATGTTCTTTCTCCTGGGTTCGTCAAgctcagaaaaaaacacaaaggtaaaaaaacaattgctGGAGGAAAGCACCAGGTATCACGATATCCTGCAATGCGATTTCTTGGACACCTACCATAATCTCACAATTAAGACGATGGTGATGCTTGAATGGTTAGCTCGATACTGTCAGAACGCTTCTTATGCCATGAAGGTCGACTCTGATATATTTCTCAACGTCAACAACTTAGTGAAAATGCTTCTGTCTGCACCAACTGAGAACTATATGACTGGACTTGTGACTAGGGCTGGTAGGGTATTGAGGGACCCTCGCTCTAAATGGTACCTTCCAAAAACCGTTTACACCCCAGCTTTGTATCCACCCTACGCTCTGGGATTGGGGTATGTGCTCTCTTTAGACCTGCCGAAGAAGCTTGTTGAAGCAGCCAAACGCGTCAAAGCAGTTTACATAGAGGACGTCTATTTGGGAATGTGCATGAAGCATTTAGGAATATCACCAACTTATCCATCAAGAAACGACTTGTTTCACGTGTTCCCTGTGAAATATAACCGCTGCCGATATTCCAAACTCATCGCCACGACTACACGAAGTTTAAGAGATCAAGTAGAGTTTTGGAAGGATTTGCAAAAACCACAGCGACCTTGCTAG